A genome region from Bacillota bacterium includes the following:
- a CDS encoding TrpB-like pyridoxal phosphate-dependent enzyme, giving the protein MTTHFTLTQADIPTHWYNILTDLPEPLPPPLHPATHQLIKPDDMFPIFPENLVMQEFSPERWVEIPEPVREVYALWRPTPLLRAVRLEKALQTPAHIYYKYEGVSPAGSHKPNTAVAQAYYNKVAGMERLATETGAGQWGSALAFACRLFGLQCTVYMVKVSYYQKPYRKMMMETWGATVYPSPSDQTEFGRKLLKEDLDCPGSLGIAISEAIEDTVRSKNTRYSLGSVLNHVCLHQTVIGLEALKQMEMAGEEPDVIIGCVGGGSNFAGLAFPFVRQKITEGKQYRVVAVEPSACPSMTKGELRYDFGDTAMTTPLLWMYTLGHDFMPPKIHAGGLRYHGMAPLVSHLYNLGLIEAVAYPQTKVFEAAVTFARTEGIIPAPESAHAVRAAFDEAIQAREAGEKKVILFNLSGHGMLDLTAYEAYLSGSLQDV; this is encoded by the coding sequence ATGACGACTCATTTCACATTGACCCAGGCGGATATTCCGACGCACTGGTATAACATTCTCACCGACCTGCCGGAGCCTCTGCCACCACCTCTGCATCCGGCTACTCACCAACTCATCAAACCGGATGACATGTTCCCCATCTTCCCGGAGAATCTGGTGATGCAAGAGTTCAGTCCGGAGCGCTGGGTGGAGATTCCGGAGCCGGTTCGGGAAGTATATGCGCTGTGGCGACCTACCCCCCTGCTGCGTGCTGTCCGGCTGGAAAAGGCTCTGCAAACTCCTGCACATATCTACTACAAGTATGAAGGCGTCAGCCCGGCCGGCAGCCACAAGCCCAATACCGCCGTTGCTCAGGCGTATTACAACAAGGTAGCGGGAATGGAACGCCTGGCAACCGAAACGGGTGCGGGACAGTGGGGGTCTGCGCTGGCTTTCGCTTGCCGTCTGTTTGGTCTGCAATGCACCGTGTACATGGTAAAGGTCAGTTACTACCAGAAGCCTTACCGCAAGATGATGATGGAAACATGGGGCGCGACCGTTTACCCCAGCCCCAGTGACCAAACCGAGTTCGGGCGCAAGCTGCTCAAAGAGGATCTCGATTGCCCCGGTAGTCTGGGAATCGCGATCAGCGAGGCAATAGAGGACACGGTGCGGTCGAAGAACACACGGTACTCACTGGGGAGCGTGTTGAACCACGTCTGCCTGCATCAAACGGTGATAGGGCTGGAAGCCCTGAAGCAGATGGAGATGGCAGGTGAGGAGCCGGATGTGATTATCGGTTGCGTCGGCGGCGGCAGCAACTTCGCCGGTCTGGCGTTTCCGTTCGTGCGCCAGAAAATCACGGAAGGCAAACAGTACCGCGTGGTGGCGGTGGAACCAAGCGCGTGCCCCTCGATGACGAAGGGCGAACTGCGCTACGATTTCGGGGACACGGCAATGACCACTCCCCTGCTGTGGATGTACACACTGGGACATGACTTCATGCCGCCCAAGATCCACGCCGGAGGCTTGCGCTATCACGGCATGGCGCCGCTGGTGAGCCATCTGTACAATCTGGGGCTGATCGAGGCGGTTGCCTATCCCCAGACGAAGGTGTTCGAGGCAGCGGTAACCTTTGCCCGCACGGAGGGCATCATTCCCGCACCGGAATCGGCACACGCCGTACGCGCAGCGTTCGATGAAGCCATCCAGGCGCGTGAAGCGGGCGAAAAGAAGGTCATCCTGTTCAACCTTTCCGGTCACGGGATGCTGGACCTTACTGCCTACGAAGCATACCTGTCCGGCTCGTTGCAGGACGTATAG
- a CDS encoding cryptochrome/photolyase family protein — translation MRHLVLILGDQLDRRSAALDGFDPNCDAVWMAEVAEEATHVWSHKARIAIFLSAMRHFRDWLRQQGYTVHYHALDDPHNGGSFATELARAVRTHQPQKLIVVEPGEYRVQQSLLQTARELGVPLEVRPDRHFLMTLDEFRQHAATRKQLRLEFFYREMRQRTGILMEGKQPVGGAWNYDAENREAFGKQGPGLVPQPVRFMPDAITEEVIRLVEARFPSHPGSLRDFDWAVTPEYAERALDDFIENRLPLFGPYQDAMWTGEPYLYHSRLSSAINLKLLDPRVAIQKALDAYYQKHAPLQSVEGFVRQLLGWREYIRGVYWLYMPEYLERNALHADANLPDFYWTGETDMNCLREVIGQTLRYGFAHHIQRLMVTGLYALLLGVQPKQIHAWYLAIYVDAVEWVELPNVYGMSQFADGGLMSSKPYIASGKYIQRMSNYCAGCRYKPDRAVGEDACPFTTLYWDFLMRHEALFENHPRVGQQVRNLRRLSEADRTAIRGQARRIRYNAPDN, via the coding sequence ATGCGCCATCTCGTGCTGATACTGGGCGACCAGTTAGACCGACGCTCTGCCGCGCTGGATGGGTTTGACCCCAATTGCGATGCCGTCTGGATGGCGGAAGTCGCGGAAGAGGCAACCCATGTGTGGAGCCACAAGGCGCGAATCGCCATTTTCCTGAGCGCGATGCGCCACTTCCGCGACTGGCTGCGCCAGCAGGGATACACGGTTCACTACCACGCACTGGACGACCCCCACAACGGCGGCAGTTTCGCCACCGAACTTGCCCGCGCCGTGCGCACGCACCAGCCCCAGAAACTCATCGTCGTCGAGCCAGGCGAGTACCGCGTGCAACAGAGCCTGTTGCAGACAGCACGCGAACTCGGTGTGCCGCTGGAGGTGCGCCCCGACCGCCACTTCCTGATGACGCTGGACGAGTTTCGCCAGCACGCCGCCACACGCAAGCAGCTGCGTCTGGAGTTCTTCTACCGCGAGATGCGCCAGCGCACGGGCATCCTGATGGAGGGCAAGCAGCCCGTCGGCGGCGCGTGGAACTATGACGCCGAGAACCGCGAAGCCTTCGGCAAGCAGGGTCCAGGGCTTGTGCCCCAGCCCGTGCGCTTTATGCCCGACGCCATCACGGAAGAGGTGATCCGCTTGGTGGAGGCGCGTTTCCCCAGCCACCCCGGCAGCCTGCGCGACTTCGACTGGGCAGTCACGCCGGAGTACGCCGAACGCGCACTGGACGACTTCATCGAAAACCGCCTGCCGCTTTTCGGACCCTATCAGGACGCAATGTGGACAGGCGAGCCGTACCTGTACCACTCGCGCCTGTCGTCGGCTATCAACCTGAAACTGCTCGACCCGCGCGTGGCTATCCAGAAGGCGCTGGACGCCTACTATCAAAAACACGCGCCGTTGCAGAGCGTGGAGGGCTTTGTGCGCCAGCTGCTGGGCTGGCGCGAGTATATCCGCGGCGTCTACTGGCTGTATATGCCGGAGTACCTGGAGCGCAACGCGCTGCACGCCGACGCGAACCTGCCCGACTTCTACTGGACGGGCGAGACCGACATGAACTGCCTGCGCGAGGTGATTGGACAGACGCTGCGCTACGGCTTTGCGCACCACATCCAGCGGCTGATGGTCACGGGGCTGTATGCGCTGCTGCTGGGTGTGCAACCAAAGCAGATTCACGCCTGGTATCTGGCAATCTACGTGGACGCGGTGGAGTGGGTAGAGCTGCCGAATGTGTACGGGATGTCGCAGTTCGCCGACGGCGGGCTGATGTCTTCCAAGCCGTACATCGCCAGCGGAAAATACATCCAGCGGATGAGCAACTACTGCGCGGGGTGTCGCTACAAGCCCGACCGCGCCGTGGGCGAGGACGCCTGCCCGTTCACCACGCTGTACTGGGACTTCCTGATGCGCCACGAGGCACTGTTTGAGAACCATCCGCGCGTGGGGCAGCAGGTGCGCAACCTGCGCCGTCTCAGCGAGGCAGACCGCACAGCGATACGAGGGCAAGCTAGACGAATAAGGTATAATGCTCCTGACAACTGA
- the rsgA gene encoding ribosome small subunit-dependent GTPase A, whose translation MTTTTHRLKGVVIRASAGNYTVFHEGHEVLCTLRGNLKKELVMTESASRAPRVILAKRKRLTNPVAVGDTVWFHYTTSHQGVITEVEPRRSAVVRFIPRTKEVQVIVANIDLLLVVFSVLEPRLDPWQLDRFLVAAYANGLNPVIVANKCDLPIEAQTEHHLQVYARCGYEVWRLSATRGDGIADLRERLRGQIAAVCGPSGVGKSSILNALQPGLGLKVGQVGETTHKGRHTTTLAQLIRLGEDSWIADTPGMRNFELWAVDAETIWQAFAEIRPYLGECYFPDCQHDTEPDCAVKEAVEQGKVDRRRYESALLLAKEAQERQQAVWDR comes from the coding sequence ATGACAACGACAACGCATAGGCTAAAGGGTGTCGTCATCCGCGCCAGCGCGGGCAACTATACCGTCTTTCATGAGGGGCATGAGGTACTCTGCACCCTGCGGGGCAACCTGAAAAAGGAGCTGGTGATGACCGAAAGCGCCAGCCGCGCCCCGCGCGTGATTCTGGCAAAGCGCAAACGACTGACCAACCCCGTCGCCGTAGGGGACACGGTGTGGTTCCACTACACCACCTCGCATCAGGGCGTCATTACCGAGGTGGAACCCCGTCGTTCGGCAGTAGTGCGTTTCATCCCTCGCACCAAAGAGGTGCAGGTTATCGTGGCGAACATCGACCTGCTGCTGGTTGTCTTCTCGGTACTGGAGCCGCGCCTGGACCCCTGGCAGCTGGACAGGTTTCTGGTAGCTGCATACGCGAACGGATTGAATCCCGTTATCGTGGCGAACAAGTGCGACCTGCCCATCGAGGCTCAGACGGAACACCATCTGCAGGTATATGCCCGCTGCGGTTATGAAGTGTGGCGGCTGAGCGCGACACGGGGCGACGGCATCGCCGACCTGCGCGAACGGCTGCGAGGACAAATCGCTGCGGTGTGCGGACCGTCGGGGGTGGGGAAGAGCAGCATCCTGAACGCCCTGCAGCCCGGACTGGGGCTGAAGGTAGGGCAGGTTGGCGAGACCACGCACAAAGGCAGACATACCACCACCCTGGCGCAGCTTATCCGGCTGGGAGAGGACAGCTGGATTGCAGACACGCCGGGTATGCGTAACTTTGAGCTGTGGGCAGTGGACGCCGAAACCATCTGGCAAGCCTTCGCAGAGATACGCCCTTATCTGGGCGAGTGTTACTTCCCCGACTGCCAGCACGACACCGAGCCTGATTGCGCGGTGAAAGAGGCGGTAGAGCAGGGGAAGGTTGACCGCCGACGGTACGAAAGCGCGCTGCTGCTGGCGAAGGAGGCGCAGGAACGCCAGCAAGCCGTGTGGGATAGGTAG
- the smpB gene encoding SsrA-binding protein SmpB produces MAKGKSQQTKESGDRVVLVNRRAYHDYEILETFEAGIALVGTEVKSVRAGRVNLQDAYCKVQNGEVWLYNMHISPYSHGNRYNPDPVRPRKLLLHRWEINRLMGKAEVKGLTIVPLKTYFKRGYAKVEIAIVRGKKLYDKRQAIAERDRQREEERMMMNRQ; encoded by the coding sequence ATGGCAAAAGGAAAGTCGCAGCAAACGAAGGAATCGGGTGACCGCGTGGTGCTGGTGAATCGTCGCGCCTACCACGACTATGAGATACTGGAGACCTTCGAAGCGGGTATTGCGCTGGTTGGCACGGAAGTCAAGTCGGTTCGCGCGGGCAGGGTGAATCTACAGGACGCCTACTGCAAGGTGCAAAACGGCGAGGTATGGCTGTATAACATGCACATCAGCCCCTATTCACACGGCAACCGCTACAATCCTGACCCGGTGCGCCCTCGCAAGCTGCTCCTGCACAGGTGGGAGATAAACCGCCTGATGGGCAAGGCAGAGGTGAAAGGGCTGACCATTGTGCCGCTGAAGACATACTTCAAGCGCGGTTATGCGAAGGTGGAAATTGCCATCGTGCGCGGCAAGAAGCTGTATGACAAGCGCCAAGCCATCGCGGAACGCGACCGTCAGCGAGAAGAAGAACGCATGATGATGAACCGACAATAA
- a CDS encoding NPCBM/NEW2 domain-containing protein, producing the protein MRTFVGLLLFFVTTTAFSQEIWHFRATIGVDDAVLGRPGAAIFRVFVGEEKVYESPVMKPGDNPITLHVPLKREDVLTLEVADTGDGHGGDWGNWCDARIQDDSGQTTIWLSDLKEQVLQEWITTRKDRNIVGQPMKLRGRVYLRGLGTISGSKMRYVDWYEQWQQRETELDAEERAAQQRLQWLRIEGNLHGAQLLRNGKMVERLPITVSPNDSIQIRLTSVNDKPLFSHPVWRGVRAHTARGTVLLSQWIPDRIRWNLSADAGDLPVLDGMPYAGISSAQGEVQVTYRHPFSNTARSLPAPPPAARYTLSLWCAVRQSPSAARATSYVAVYEGEHLRARTPLLTASRVVQLSAVALDSSAPLRVVIEVAGDGNLGDEVYVGGTVAERKGSYALRVTNLPYLLDRAGHDAVQVYHFPTSDMRTSTKELPSARAAFRMQAPAELIFDSYGSALTSIARAERLVREAETLLKAGKTAEAAERLAIAWRLDDENPHIYRLRAQMAKIAGRADIELKAWKRLVEISRADLPLRRQAKQRIAELYRQLDDNRPEFEFRLPPPAPPNADIASLTQGIVRLHLKPSAPEDDVQTGELHFTVPRERDAWWLQGRVDTRGLAVSVQLQQHVRGEWQTVWCTPDGEPQGFPLVEYQTAAGRYRLLVQHDSTRDGVEGAFHLALSLRHLPQKPDAPSQKWTYRLRTDGSAEVEVVASGAVALPVPLTADELVVEGAKYSLLPPVYEYLSRLELRHAQVLLLHPTADQATVRFRWLDAAYNVPMTRYGGERKDHFYFRSLAGLGKATGEIDLAVQLPQGTADLQQVMPEPQSRDVSTLNFRVPSDRVVIVTAKHPQLDTRWLTASYRRMTVHIPDTPFYRRWLPEYLALLMRIYDRERQVVGGYEPEDALFVSLTAPAQLSGYGGATWGGPQSETWIACTGRVGPYNLRYEAGGDGVEAHELKWVFLSGVGENLPYWLLMGAIIWIEEQGKVAGDTAYPDIWYRRSLRPGAQQFRKRYSGQTNPIWLPEKEFRERSAEERMLGEAMMHNVLHTIAQRYGVGVWAELFRQNRAGKLNLKDLPENEKHRRVVDALVQITGDQQIREMFRSLGLK; encoded by the coding sequence ATGAGAACGTTTGTTGGTTTGCTGCTGTTCTTCGTAACCACCACTGCTTTCTCGCAAGAGATCTGGCATTTCCGCGCCACCATCGGCGTGGATGATGCCGTGCTGGGCAGACCCGGCGCAGCAATCTTCCGCGTGTTCGTGGGCGAGGAGAAGGTTTACGAAAGCCCCGTGATGAAACCGGGCGACAATCCCATCACGCTGCATGTTCCCTTAAAACGCGAGGATGTGCTGACGCTGGAGGTCGCCGACACTGGCGACGGCCACGGGGGCGACTGGGGCAACTGGTGCGACGCGCGCATCCAGGACGATTCGGGACAGACCACCATCTGGCTGAGCGACCTGAAGGAGCAGGTATTGCAGGAGTGGATTACCACGCGCAAAGACCGCAACATCGTGGGACAGCCGATGAAGCTGCGCGGGCGTGTCTACCTGCGGGGGCTGGGCACTATCTCTGGCTCGAAGATGCGCTATGTGGACTGGTACGAGCAGTGGCAACAGCGGGAGACTGAGCTGGACGCCGAGGAGCGCGCGGCGCAACAGCGGTTACAGTGGTTGCGCATCGAGGGCAACCTGCATGGTGCGCAGCTTCTGCGGAACGGCAAGATGGTGGAACGCCTGCCAATCACCGTCTCGCCCAACGACAGCATACAAATTCGGCTGACCAGCGTGAACGACAAGCCGCTGTTTTCACATCCCGTGTGGCGGGGCGTGCGGGCGCACACCGCACGGGGTACCGTGCTGTTAAGCCAGTGGATTCCCGACCGCATCCGATGGAACCTGTCCGCTGACGCTGGCGACCTGCCGGTTCTGGATGGTATGCCTTATGCGGGCATCTCATCCGCGCAAGGCGAGGTACAGGTGACGTATCGCCATCCGTTCAGCAACACCGCCCGATCACTTCCTGCGCCTCCACCTGCTGCACGGTATACCCTGAGCCTGTGGTGCGCGGTAAGGCAATCGCCGAGCGCGGCGCGCGCGACCAGCTATGTGGCGGTCTACGAAGGCGAGCATCTGCGGGCGCGCACCCCACTGCTAACCGCCAGCCGCGTCGTTCAGCTGTCGGCGGTGGCGCTGGATAGCAGCGCGCCACTGCGGGTTGTCATTGAAGTGGCAGGCGATGGCAATCTCGGTGACGAGGTGTATGTGGGCGGAACGGTGGCGGAGCGCAAAGGTTCTTATGCATTGCGCGTGACCAACCTTCCCTACCTGCTGGACAGAGCGGGACATGACGCAGTGCAGGTATACCACTTCCCGACTTCCGACATGAGAACGAGCACGAAGGAACTGCCGTCGGCGCGCGCAGCCTTCCGGATGCAGGCTCCCGCCGAGCTGATCTTTGACAGTTACGGGTCAGCACTGACAAGTATCGCCCGCGCTGAGCGACTCGTGCGTGAGGCGGAAACCCTGCTGAAAGCGGGCAAGACCGCCGAAGCGGCTGAACGTCTTGCCATCGCGTGGCGGCTGGACGACGAGAACCCGCACATCTATCGCCTGCGGGCACAAATGGCGAAGATTGCAGGTAGAGCCGACATCGAACTCAAAGCGTGGAAGCGGCTGGTCGAAATCTCCCGCGCCGACCTGCCCTTGCGCCGACAGGCTAAGCAGCGCATCGCGGAACTGTATCGCCAGCTGGACGACAACCGCCCTGAGTTTGAGTTTCGCCTGCCACCCCCGGCTCCACCCAACGCCGACATCGCCTCGCTGACACAGGGCATCGTGCGTCTGCACCTGAAGCCATCCGCGCCTGAAGACGATGTTCAAACGGGTGAGTTGCACTTTACCGTGCCGCGCGAACGCGATGCATGGTGGCTGCAGGGGCGCGTCGACACGCGAGGGCTGGCGGTTTCGGTGCAGTTGCAACAGCACGTTCGAGGGGAGTGGCAGACCGTCTGGTGCACGCCCGATGGCGAGCCACAGGGGTTCCCGCTGGTGGAGTACCAGACGGCGGCGGGGCGGTACCGCCTGCTAGTTCAGCACGACTCGACTCGCGACGGCGTCGAGGGCGCATTCCACCTTGCGCTGAGCTTGCGTCACCTGCCCCAGAAGCCAGACGCGCCGAGCCAGAAGTGGACATACCGTCTGCGCACCGACGGTTCCGCCGAGGTAGAGGTGGTCGCGTCTGGCGCTGTTGCGCTGCCAGTGCCCCTGACGGCGGACGAGTTAGTCGTTGAAGGAGCAAAATACTCGCTACTGCCTCCGGTGTATGAGTACCTCTCGCGACTGGAGTTGCGTCACGCGCAGGTGTTATTGCTGCATCCAACCGCCGACCAGGCAACGGTGCGCTTCCGCTGGCTGGACGCCGCTTACAACGTGCCGATGACCCGCTACGGTGGCGAACGCAAAGACCATTTTTATTTCCGCTCGCTGGCAGGGCTGGGCAAGGCGACGGGAGAGATAGATTTGGCCGTGCAGCTGCCGCAGGGCACAGCCGACCTCCAGCAGGTCATGCCCGAACCGCAGTCGCGGGATGTGTCCACTTTGAACTTCCGTGTGCCTTCCGACAGGGTGGTCATCGTTACTGCCAAACACCCGCAGCTGGACACGCGCTGGCTTACAGCCTCCTACCGACGCATGACCGTTCATATCCCTGACACGCCATTCTACCGCCGCTGGCTTCCGGAGTACCTCGCGCTGTTAATGCGTATCTACGACCGCGAGCGGCAGGTGGTCGGTGGCTATGAGCCAGAGGATGCGCTGTTCGTCTCGCTTACCGCGCCGGCGCAGCTGTCGGGTTATGGTGGAGCCACTTGGGGTGGCCCTCAATCCGAGACGTGGATTGCCTGCACGGGACGTGTGGGACCCTATAACCTGCGCTACGAAGCGGGAGGAGATGGCGTGGAAGCGCACGAGCTGAAATGGGTCTTCCTGAGCGGTGTCGGAGAGAATCTCCCCTACTGGCTACTCATGGGCGCGATTATCTGGATAGAAGAGCAGGGCAAGGTGGCGGGCGATACGGCGTATCCGGATATATGGTATCGCCGCTCGCTGCGTCCCGGGGCGCAGCAGTTCCGCAAGCGATATTCCGGACAGACAAATCCCATCTGGCTGCCGGAGAAGGAGTTTCGAGAGCGTTCTGCTGAGGAACGCATGTTGGGCGAAGCAATGATGCACAACGTACTGCATACCATCGCGCAACGCTACGGCGTGGGCGTGTGGGCAGAGCTGTTCCGCCAGAACCGCGCGGGAAAGCTCAACTTGAAAGACCTCCCCGAAAACGAAAAACACAGGCGTGTTGTGGACGCGCTCGTCCAGATTACCGGAGACCAGCAGATACGCGAAATGTTCCGTTCACTTGGTCTGAAGTAA
- the larC gene encoding nickel pincer cofactor biosynthesis protein LarC — protein sequence MKIAYFDCFSGISGDMALGALLDAGAPEDRLQEVWNSVPLKGWSYRIEKTTVNGIEATDVSILCDGAQPHRHLSDVLEVIEQSTASVRAKQWAGAVFRRLAEAEARVHGTTLERVHFHEVGAIDAIADILGVCVLLDVLGVDAVECSPLPMSRGFVQAAHGVIPVPPPAVMELTQGVEVVPDDAVQGETVTPTGAALMVTLARRFGGFPRMRVEQVGYGAGKKRFESRPNLLRVVVGEAVPELPLQDTVLIEVNIDDMNPEWYPAVQQKLFAAGAMDVYYLPIVMKHGRPATQLSVLCEPGREIALLETLFRETTTFGARFSRWQRLCLERRWETVQTRYGEVRMKIGIWNGREVTSSPEHADCAARAAECGVTLKEVYTEAVRRYREGRTDDNDNA from the coding sequence ATGAAAATCGCTTATTTCGACTGCTTTTCCGGTATCTCGGGCGATATGGCGCTGGGGGCACTGCTCGACGCAGGCGCGCCAGAGGACAGGTTGCAGGAGGTGTGGAATAGTGTGCCCCTGAAGGGCTGGAGTTACCGTATCGAAAAAACAACCGTTAACGGAATAGAAGCGACGGACGTTTCCATCCTCTGCGATGGGGCGCAACCTCATCGCCATCTATCCGACGTGCTGGAGGTTATCGAGCAAAGCACAGCATCGGTGCGTGCAAAACAGTGGGCAGGCGCAGTGTTTCGTCGGCTGGCGGAGGCGGAAGCACGCGTGCACGGTACGACGCTGGAGCGCGTGCATTTCCACGAAGTCGGGGCAATAGATGCCATTGCCGACATTCTGGGCGTGTGTGTGTTGCTGGATGTGCTCGGCGTGGATGCGGTGGAATGTTCGCCTCTGCCGATGTCGCGCGGGTTTGTTCAGGCGGCACACGGGGTGATACCGGTACCTCCGCCCGCGGTGATGGAACTGACCCAAGGAGTAGAAGTGGTCCCCGATGACGCTGTGCAGGGTGAGACGGTAACCCCAACGGGAGCCGCCCTGATGGTGACTCTGGCGCGAAGATTCGGTGGGTTTCCTCGCATGAGGGTAGAGCAAGTGGGTTACGGCGCGGGCAAGAAGCGATTCGAGTCGCGGCCGAACCTGCTGAGGGTGGTCGTGGGAGAGGCGGTACCAGAGCTGCCTCTACAGGATACGGTGCTGATTGAGGTCAACATAGACGATATGAATCCGGAGTGGTATCCCGCAGTGCAGCAGAAGCTGTTCGCAGCGGGAGCGATGGATGTATATTACCTTCCCATAGTGATGAAGCATGGACGTCCCGCCACGCAGCTGAGCGTGTTATGTGAGCCCGGCAGGGAGATAGCCCTGCTGGAGACTCTTTTCCGTGAGACCACTACTTTTGGGGCGCGCTTTAGCCGATGGCAGAGGTTGTGTCTGGAACGGCGGTGGGAAACGGTGCAAACCCGTTACGGAGAGGTGCGGATGAAAATCGGCATCTGGAACGGCAGGGAAGTGACCTCCTCGCCGGAGCATGCGGACTGTGCAGCGCGCGCCGCAGAGTGTGGTGTGACGCTGAAAGAGGTCTACACGGAGGCGGTGCGACGGTATCGCGAAGGGCGTACCGATGACAACGACAACGCATAG
- a CDS encoding CehA/McbA family metallohydrolase produces MPIQHNPYAQRHSLWLRGNLHAHTTLSDGELSPDDTLNAFAKRGYDFVALTDHDIVASPNGLHPHILFLPGVEHSAQQHILRVNVTSTLPHDLSYQSVIDLTRQEGGLVILNHPNWGENLDHWRNAQMIQLERYHGIEIYNNVIEYLEGSPYALDRWDLLLSEGKQVWGYANEDTHRVFQIGSAWNAVNVRERSKEAVLNALKEGRFYASTGVVLEEITVEDGYYRVRATNAKEMRLISLHGEVVEHVAGSVASFSLDKARKYARVEAIGEAGSRAWTQPVFLE; encoded by the coding sequence ATGCCGATACAACACAACCCATACGCGCAACGGCATTCGCTTTGGCTGAGGGGCAACCTGCACGCGCACACGACCCTCAGCGATGGAGAACTATCCCCCGATGATACGCTGAACGCCTTCGCAAAGCGAGGATACGACTTTGTGGCACTGACCGACCACGATATAGTCGCCTCTCCGAACGGGCTTCATCCACACATTCTTTTCTTGCCTGGCGTCGAACACAGCGCACAGCAGCACATCCTGCGGGTGAACGTGACCTCTACCCTACCCCACGACCTCAGCTACCAATCGGTCATAGACCTTACCCGACAGGAGGGTGGTTTAGTTATTCTCAATCACCCCAACTGGGGCGAAAACCTCGACCACTGGCGCAACGCACAAATGATCCAACTGGAACGCTATCACGGCATCGAAATCTACAACAACGTGATAGAGTATCTGGAGGGCAGTCCGTATGCACTCGACCGCTGGGACCTTCTGCTTTCGGAAGGCAAACAGGTGTGGGGATACGCCAACGAAGACACTCACCGCGTCTTTCAAATAGGAAGCGCATGGAACGCGGTGAACGTGCGCGAGCGTAGCAAGGAAGCGGTGCTGAACGCGCTGAAAGAGGGACGTTTCTACGCCTCCACAGGCGTCGTGCTGGAAGAGATAACAGTAGAGGACGGCTATTATCGGGTACGCGCCACAAACGCGAAGGAGATGCGATTGATCTCTCTGCACGGTGAGGTAGTGGAACATGTTGCTGGGAGCGTGGCTTCGTTCTCGCTCGACAAAGCCAGAAAGTATGCCCGCGTGGAAGCAATTGGCGAGGCAGGATCTCGCGCGTGGACACAACCAGTCTTTCTGGAGTAA